Proteins from one Bacillus thuringiensis genomic window:
- a CDS encoding ATP F0F1 synthase subunit alpha, translating to MGMKKLILAGALGFAALSGTNLPGLEATKASAASIETNFSTLEGRVVEVDHGVIVVKSKQYEEPVSVYIENLSNVKVGDEVKATGSMMRNFTEYMVATEVENTTNKLGMHLKENGSPDYVIGEVSEVGTMEDSATKYVVVEYPTQNGEKDVIDVFLTKGQVFKTGEKVKIDMKYVGWGGISINYNTVDHIEKVHEVNNSTQNNDDVWIWS from the coding sequence ATGGGCATGAAAAAATTAATCTTAGCAGGTGCTTTAGGGTTCGCAGCATTATCAGGAACGAATCTACCAGGATTAGAAGCAACAAAAGCGAGTGCAGCTTCTATTGAAACGAATTTCTCGACGTTAGAAGGACGCGTAGTAGAAGTGGATCATGGTGTGATTGTTGTGAAATCTAAACAATACGAAGAACCAGTTAGTGTGTATATAGAAAATCTTTCAAATGTGAAAGTAGGAGACGAAGTAAAAGCGACTGGATCTATGATGCGTAACTTTACGGAGTATATGGTTGCAACAGAAGTTGAGAATACGACAAACAAATTAGGTATGCATTTGAAAGAAAATGGCTCACCTGATTATGTAATTGGTGAAGTATCAGAAGTAGGTACGATGGAAGACAGTGCTACTAAATATGTCGTAGTTGAGTATCCAACACAAAATGGGGAGAAAGACGTTATTGACGTGTTCTTAACAAAGGGACAAGTATTTAAAACAGGTGAGAAAGTGAAAATTGATATGAAGTATGTAGGCTGGGGCGGCATTTCTATTAATTACAACACAGTGGATCATATCGAAAAAGTGCATGAGGTAAACAATAGCACTCAAAATAATGATGATGTGTGGATTTGGTCTTAA
- a CDS encoding D-alanyl-D-alanine carboxypeptidase family protein, whose product MRLKLVGTLTCIVVILGIFIVYTNVSIGKEPYKTNHDAINNEENSKHNGSSSKIASSFSSIQAVVNKEYGLPENYKPEDLVVPNVPFSFSGTVEKSHLRKEAAEALEKLFFLAKQDGIQLNAVSGFRSYGYQKGLYASNVKKNGQEHTDRFSAKPGHSEHQTGLTMDVSSKSANNELELAFANTKEGKWLKDNAHRAGFIIRYPKGKENITGYAYEPWHVRYVGDIAENIYKEKLTLEEYMNLKK is encoded by the coding sequence ATGAGACTTAAACTAGTAGGAACCTTAACTTGTATAGTAGTAATATTAGGTATCTTTATCGTTTACACTAATGTATCTATTGGTAAAGAACCATATAAGACAAACCATGACGCCATAAATAATGAAGAAAATAGTAAGCATAATGGGTCTTCAAGTAAGATAGCAAGCTCTTTTTCAAGTATACAGGCTGTAGTAAATAAGGAATATGGTTTACCCGAAAACTATAAGCCAGAGGATTTAGTTGTACCAAACGTACCCTTCTCATTTAGTGGAACGGTAGAAAAGAGTCACCTTCGTAAAGAAGCAGCGGAAGCGTTAGAAAAACTATTCTTTTTAGCTAAACAAGATGGTATACAGTTGAATGCTGTTTCAGGATTTCGTTCCTATGGGTATCAAAAAGGCCTGTATGCCAGCAATGTTAAAAAGAATGGGCAAGAGCATACGGATCGCTTCTCTGCAAAGCCAGGGCATAGTGAACATCAAACAGGGTTAACAATGGATGTTTCATCTAAAAGCGCGAACAATGAACTAGAGCTAGCCTTTGCAAATACGAAGGAGGGCAAATGGCTAAAAGATAACGCACATCGTGCAGGATTTATCATTCGTTACCCAAAAGGTAAGGAGAATATTACTGGATATGCTTATGAGCCTTGGCATGTACGTTACGTAGGAGATATTGCTGAAAATATATATAAAGAAAAACTAACTTTAGAAGAATATATGAATCTGAAAAAATAA
- a CDS encoding GNAT family N-acetyltransferase: protein MEITTERLIIRPFKGTDLQDVFAIYNNDDTCKYLLHNKWSHEDMQKRFDKKLVNNVLTTESNLSLAVIYKTNVVGDLSVWYTDMKDTVEIGYCFSNEVAGKGLATEAVSSLVFKLFDEFNVHRIQANLDARNITSRKLCERIGMRKEAHFIQDYWSKNEWTDSLVYGMLSSDLK, encoded by the coding sequence TTGGAAATCACAACAGAAAGATTAATAATCAGACCCTTTAAGGGTACTGATTTACAGGATGTATTTGCTATTTATAATAATGATGATACATGTAAGTACCTATTACATAATAAGTGGTCTCATGAAGATATGCAGAAAAGATTCGATAAGAAGTTAGTAAACAATGTACTCACTACAGAATCAAATTTAAGTTTGGCAGTCATATACAAGACTAATGTAGTGGGTGATCTATCTGTATGGTACACAGATATGAAAGACACTGTTGAGATTGGTTATTGTTTTTCAAATGAAGTAGCTGGGAAAGGTTTGGCAACTGAAGCAGTAAGTAGTTTGGTATTTAAATTATTTGATGAATTTAATGTACATCGTATACAAGCTAATCTTGATGCACGTAATATAACTTCACGAAAATTGTGTGAACGAATAGGCATGAGAAAAGAAGCCCATTTCATACAAGATTATTGGAGTAAAAATGAATGGACAGATAGTCTTGTATATGGAATGTTATCCTCTGATTTGAAGTAA
- the xerS gene encoding tyrosine recombinase XerS: protein MDYSKQRQKSVHRKKLYENLNEMPFYIEEFVEYKELHDASPSTLLNYVYDFRVFFNWLLSEQIIEFKPIKDISFSDLENLKKKDVENFMRFLKLQQNMQNSSVNRKISALKSLFKYLTSLSENEDGECYFYRNVMAKIEIHKDKETLNARAKRMRSKIFHNDDDQEFLNYVKYEHEKSLTKHQLFYFLRDKERDVAILSLFLGSGIRVSELADLRMEDINLKERLIDVIRKGNKEDSVWITPIALNDLEKYMEIRDKKYAPGKELQNVFLSKYKHTAQPLSVRAIQDIVEKYTKAFGKKMSPHKLRHTLANKLYMEEKDSLQVMQQLGHTSQDTALLYTQLGETTIKDSLGRIGKNKQ, encoded by the coding sequence ATGGACTACAGCAAGCAACGTCAAAAATCCGTACATCGTAAAAAATTATACGAAAATTTAAATGAAATGCCCTTTTACATAGAAGAATTTGTGGAGTATAAAGAATTGCATGATGCCTCTCCCTCCACCCTACTGAATTATGTATATGATTTTAGAGTCTTCTTTAATTGGCTATTATCTGAACAAATTATTGAATTTAAGCCCATTAAGGACATATCCTTCTCTGATTTAGAGAATTTAAAGAAAAAAGATGTTGAGAACTTTATGAGGTTTCTAAAACTACAACAAAACATGCAGAATTCCTCTGTTAACAGAAAAATTTCGGCCTTAAAGTCTTTATTTAAGTACCTCACCTCCCTATCAGAGAATGAAGATGGAGAATGCTATTTTTATAGAAATGTAATGGCTAAAATTGAAATACATAAAGATAAAGAAACATTAAATGCTCGTGCAAAACGTATGAGATCTAAAATATTCCATAATGATGATGATCAAGAATTTCTGAATTATGTTAAGTACGAACATGAAAAATCTTTAACAAAACATCAGTTATTCTATTTCCTAAGAGATAAGGAACGTGATGTAGCTATCCTCTCCCTCTTTCTTGGCAGTGGTATTCGTGTAAGTGAATTAGCCGATCTCCGCATGGAAGATATAAACTTAAAAGAAAGACTAATTGATGTAATCCGAAAAGGAAACAAAGAAGATTCTGTTTGGATTACCCCAATTGCATTAAATGATCTTGAAAAATATATGGAGATTAGAGATAAAAAATATGCTCCAGGGAAAGAATTACAAAATGTATTCTTATCGAAGTATAAACATACTGCACAGCCGCTTTCTGTTAGGGCTATCCAAGATATAGTAGAAAAATATACTAAAGCCTTTGGCAAAAAAATGTCTCCTCATAAATTAAGACATACATTGGCAAATAAGTTATATATGGAAGAAAAAGACTCGTTACAAGTGATGCAACAACTGGGACATACCAGCCAGGATACGGCCTTATTATATACACAGCTTGGAGAAACAACTATCAAAGATAGCTTAGGAAGAATAGGAAAGAATAAACAATAA
- a CDS encoding ABC transporter ATP-binding protein produces MVEPIIQIKNMKKVYELGGETVVALKSISLDIQKGDFISIIGPSGSGKSTFMNMIGCLDRPDSVEYLLDNEEIGKMKSSELATIRNEKIGFIFQNFNLIAKLTAVENVELPLIYRGMKAGERRETALEALRKVGLADRGNHLPSQLSGGQQQRVAIARALAGHPPILLADEPTGALDSKTSKEILGIMNALNEQGHTIILITHDLDVAKKASRVVRIHDGQLYENGGEWFANTQNGTEKH; encoded by the coding sequence ATGGTAGAGCCAATTATTCAAATAAAGAACATGAAGAAAGTTTACGAACTTGGCGGCGAAACAGTAGTGGCTCTAAAAAGTATTTCTCTCGATATTCAAAAGGGCGATTTTATCTCTATCATAGGACCATCAGGCTCTGGGAAATCAACATTTATGAACATGATCGGATGCTTAGATCGACCGGATTCAGTTGAATACTTGCTAGATAATGAAGAGATAGGGAAAATGAAAAGCTCTGAGCTTGCGACGATTCGAAATGAAAAGATAGGTTTTATATTTCAAAATTTCAACCTGATAGCGAAACTTACAGCAGTTGAGAATGTCGAGCTTCCACTTATTTATCGGGGCATGAAAGCAGGAGAAAGAAGAGAAACGGCATTAGAAGCATTACGAAAAGTAGGGTTGGCAGATAGAGGGAACCATTTGCCTTCTCAATTGTCCGGTGGGCAACAGCAACGTGTCGCAATAGCACGTGCGTTGGCTGGACATCCTCCTATTCTACTAGCAGATGAGCCGACTGGAGCACTTGATAGTAAAACGAGTAAAGAAATATTAGGAATTATGAATGCATTAAATGAGCAAGGGCATACCATTATTCTTATTACACATGATTTAGATGTTGCAAAGAAAGCAAGCCGCGTCGTTCGGATTCACGATGGACAGCTCTATGAGAATGGAGGTGAATGGTTTGCAAACACTCAAAATGGCACTGAAAAGCATTAA
- a CDS encoding S-(hydroxymethyl)glutathione dehydrogenase/class III alcohol dehydrogenase has translation MKSKAAVAFKPGEPLQIVEIDVEEPKAKEVLVKILYTSVCHTDAFTLSGDDPEGVFPAVLGHEGAGVVVSVGDEVTSVKPGDHVIPLYTPECGECKFCRSGKTNLCSAVRETQGKGLMPDGTTRFSYNGEPLYHYMGTSTFSEYTVVNEINLAKIDENAPLDKVALLGCGVTTGIGAVHNTAKVEEGAVTAVFGLGAIGLAAIQGLVQAKASRIIAVDLNPQKWELAKKMGATDFVNPADYDRPIQEVIVEMTDGGVDYSFECIGNVEVMKSALEACHKGWGESIIIGVAGAGKEIHTRPFQLVTGRVWRGSAFGGVKGRSELPEMVKDYMQGDINLDSFITHHLEFKDINEAFDLLHKGESIRTILTYGE, from the coding sequence TTGAAAAGTAAAGCTGCTGTTGCATTTAAGCCAGGAGAACCACTTCAAATCGTAGAAATCGATGTAGAAGAGCCAAAAGCAAAAGAGGTATTAGTAAAAATATTATATACATCTGTCTGTCATACAGATGCTTTTACATTATCAGGTGACGATCCAGAAGGAGTATTTCCTGCTGTACTAGGTCATGAAGGTGCGGGTGTTGTCGTTTCAGTAGGTGATGAAGTTACTTCAGTAAAACCTGGTGATCATGTTATTCCACTTTATACACCTGAATGCGGAGAATGTAAATTCTGTCGTTCTGGTAAAACAAACTTATGTAGTGCTGTACGAGAAACACAAGGTAAAGGTTTAATGCCTGATGGAACAACACGATTCTCTTATAACGGAGAGCCACTGTATCATTACATGGGAACTAGTACATTCAGCGAATATACAGTTGTTAATGAAATTAACTTAGCGAAAATCGACGAAAACGCTCCGTTAGATAAAGTTGCCTTATTAGGGTGTGGTGTGACTACAGGTATCGGTGCTGTACACAACACTGCAAAAGTTGAAGAAGGAGCTGTGACAGCTGTATTTGGTTTAGGAGCGATTGGATTAGCCGCTATTCAAGGACTAGTTCAAGCGAAAGCAAGCCGAATTATTGCAGTTGATCTAAATCCTCAAAAATGGGAGCTAGCTAAAAAAATGGGAGCGACTGATTTTGTTAACCCTGCGGATTATGATCGCCCAATTCAAGAAGTTATAGTCGAAATGACAGATGGAGGCGTGGATTATAGTTTCGAATGCATTGGTAATGTTGAAGTAATGAAGTCCGCTCTTGAAGCATGTCATAAAGGTTGGGGCGAAAGTATTATTATCGGTGTAGCCGGTGCTGGCAAAGAGATTCATACTCGTCCATTCCAATTAGTAACGGGCCGAGTATGGCGTGGATCAGCCTTTGGTGGAGTTAAAGGAAGATCTGAGCTTCCGGAAATGGTTAAAGATTATATGCAGGGTGATATTAATTTAGATTCATTTATTACTCATCATTTAGAATTTAAAGATATCAATGAGGCATTTGATTTATTACACAAAGGTGAATCCATTCGTACGATTTTAACTTATGGAGAGTGA
- a CDS encoding winged helix-turn-helix transcriptional regulator: MVIHYKDKEFFTGKDLALSVIGGRWKIAIIWCLLQRSPLRLSEIQKKLPDVNQRMLIRQLRELEEDKIITRCVYPIVPPKVEYELSEVGRRLEHVVTAICDWGDDFSEFVEMDANKVPAE; this comes from the coding sequence ATGGTTATTCATTATAAGGATAAGGAATTTTTCACAGGAAAAGATTTAGCTTTATCTGTGATAGGAGGGCGTTGGAAAATAGCAATAATATGGTGTTTGTTACAGCGTTCACCTTTAAGATTAAGTGAAATACAAAAGAAGCTTCCTGATGTGAATCAACGCATGTTAATTAGACAATTAAGAGAGTTAGAAGAAGATAAAATAATTACTAGATGTGTATATCCTATAGTACCTCCAAAGGTTGAGTATGAACTTAGTGAAGTAGGTCGTCGCCTAGAACACGTAGTAACTGCCATCTGTGATTGGGGAGATGATTTTAGTGAATTTGTAGAAATGGACGCTAATAAAGTACCGGCTGAATAA
- a CDS encoding ABC transporter permease: MQTLKMALKSIKANKIRAFLTMLGIIIGVSSVIVMVAIGQGSTKEVQDQIGNLGTNVLTVSITDSDATFKENDAKQIQDINGIKDIAPTVSGRVTVKHEKTNTQVSMIGTTSSYLDVRDLKLQSGRFIADLDQGNHSKIAVLGASTAQTLFGLGDPVGKSVKVNGTSYKVVGVLESVGSSLGTSGDSTIIVPLSTGQRLAATTNVGTTYVKVENEEMINFISSHIERTMNSILGDTDSYSVSSPKDLMETASSVNDTMTLMLGGSAAISLIVGGIGIMNIMLVSVSERTKEIGIRKAIGAKRKNILLQFLIEAVVLSSFGGIIGIGIGVISAQIFSLATGTTIAYSIPVMLLSFVFSLLVGVIFGVFPANKASKLDPIQALRYE; encoded by the coding sequence TTGCAAACACTCAAAATGGCACTGAAAAGCATTAAGGCAAATAAAATTCGAGCATTTTTAACGATGCTTGGAATTATTATCGGTGTATCCTCTGTTATAGTCATGGTTGCGATAGGACAAGGATCGACAAAAGAGGTACAAGATCAAATTGGCAACTTAGGTACAAATGTATTAACGGTATCGATTACGGATTCAGATGCTACATTTAAAGAAAATGACGCAAAACAAATTCAAGATATTAACGGTATTAAAGATATTGCACCAACAGTATCAGGAAGAGTAACAGTGAAACATGAAAAAACGAATACACAAGTGTCAATGATTGGAACAACTTCTTCTTATTTAGATGTCCGTGATTTAAAGCTGCAATCAGGACGCTTCATTGCAGACTTAGATCAGGGGAATCATTCGAAAATTGCTGTACTTGGTGCAAGCACAGCACAAACATTATTCGGCTTAGGAGACCCGGTCGGTAAATCGGTAAAGGTAAACGGAACGTCTTATAAAGTTGTTGGAGTTCTTGAATCAGTGGGAAGTTCATTAGGAACAAGCGGAGATAGTACGATTATTGTTCCGCTTAGCACCGGACAGCGTTTAGCTGCTACTACGAATGTTGGGACAACATATGTAAAGGTAGAAAATGAAGAAATGATTAATTTCATATCGAGCCACATTGAAAGAACGATGAATTCCATCTTAGGTGATACAGATAGTTATAGCGTTTCAAGTCCAAAAGATTTAATGGAGACAGCATCATCTGTCAATGATACGATGACATTAATGCTAGGCGGAAGTGCAGCAATCTCTCTTATCGTAGGCGGGATTGGCATCATGAATATTATGCTCGTATCAGTTTCAGAACGTACGAAAGAAATAGGCATTAGAAAAGCAATTGGAGCAAAGCGTAAAAACATACTGCTTCAATTCCTTATTGAAGCAGTTGTATTAAGTTCATTCGGTGGAATAATTGGAATAGGGATTGGAGTAATTAGTGCTCAAATATTTTCGCTAGCTACAGGTACAACAATCGCGTATTCCATACCCGTTATGCTGTTATCATTTGTTTTCTCTTTATTAGTTGGAGTAATATTCGGTGTATTTCCAGCGAATAAAGCATCGAAGCTGGATCCAATTCAAGCACTACGATATGAATAA
- the fghA gene encoding S-formylglutathione hydrolase: MSLTCIEQHRSFDGEQRKYIHYSEVLQCNMKFSIYLPSNKEKKKIPLIWWLSGLTCTDDNFSQKSGFQRLAEKHQVAVIMPDTSPRGEHVSDVAAWDLGQGAGFYLNATEEPWAQHYKMYSYIVDELTSIASTIVPNFSGEESIMGHSMGGHGALTIGLKNAKRFKAISAFSPILTPSQVPWGINAFTSYLGEDKDSWKQWDASELIKEDNIPPILIMQGSQDEFYPKQLEEHIFLENAQKNSQMVTYKKMEGYDHSYFFIATFLNEHFSFHMKYLR; the protein is encoded by the coding sequence ATGAGTCTTACATGTATTGAACAACATCGTTCTTTCGACGGAGAGCAACGTAAATATATTCATTACTCAGAAGTTTTGCAATGTAATATGAAATTTAGTATCTACTTACCATCAAATAAAGAAAAGAAAAAAATCCCGCTTATATGGTGGTTATCTGGTTTAACTTGTACAGATGATAATTTTAGTCAAAAAAGTGGGTTCCAACGTTTGGCTGAAAAGCATCAAGTTGCAGTAATCATGCCAGATACTTCACCGCGTGGAGAACACGTTTCGGATGTTGCAGCATGGGATCTTGGACAAGGAGCAGGTTTTTATTTAAATGCTACCGAGGAGCCCTGGGCCCAGCATTATAAAATGTATTCATATATCGTAGATGAATTAACATCTATTGCTTCGACTATCGTACCTAATTTTTCAGGTGAAGAAAGCATAATGGGACATTCAATGGGAGGACACGGGGCGTTAACGATTGGTTTGAAAAATGCTAAGAGATTCAAAGCGATTTCTGCTTTTTCGCCAATCCTAACCCCTAGTCAAGTTCCATGGGGAATAAATGCTTTCACCTCTTATTTAGGTGAAGACAAAGATTCTTGGAAACAATGGGATGCTTCAGAATTAATTAAAGAAGATAATATTCCACCTATTCTTATTATGCAAGGTAGTCAAGACGAGTTTTATCCAAAGCAATTGGAAGAGCATATTTTCTTAGAGAATGCTCAAAAAAATAGTCAAATGGTAACTTATAAAAAAATGGAGGGCTATGATCATAGCTACTTCTTTATTGCCACTTTCTTAAATGAGCATTTCTCTTTCCATATGAAGTATTTAAGATGA
- the gshAB gene encoding bifunctional glutamate--cysteine ligase GshA/glutathione synthetase GshB: MEMKKMLNNDRIKPYLLKARFGVEKESQRVDLSGSLAKTEHPKSISVRDEHPYIQRDFSETQMELITPVTETLEDLFNYLAAIHDVSYRSMGVNEMLWPLSMPPQLPEKEEDIIIAKLNNHENVLYRRYLSNSYGRRKQMISGIHFNFEFGEDVIRELFELQSEIKDYHQFKTEIYLKVTRNYLHYRWLITYFFGASPSSEKNFFEKHPLNDAVRSIRNSKYGYSNENDVQVSYSSLQNYISDLSTLVSKGVLLEEKEFYASVRLRGGPQVSDLNNQGIRYIELRNLDLNPFETYGISHEQAEFLHLFLIYLLWIDQDDNNDEWVKIGDVQNNLVALEHPLEHTQFKTDAERIVDEMEHVTELLDITVSNTLFVNLREMLTDPSKTLAGRLYKEFIKSSQRQVASRIAKENYKKSWDKPYQLSGFTDMELSTQILMFDAIQQGIQVDVLDRQDQFLRLKLGNHVEYVKNGNMTSKDSYISPLIMENKTVTKKILQQHGFRVPIGEEFNDIEKALRSYDLFARKPFVVKPKTTNYGLGISIFKEEGASYEDYQKALTLAFKEDSSVLIEEFVYGTEYRFFVLDDKVHAVLLRIPANVVGDGTHTIEELVLQKNLDSLRGMDHRTPLESIQLGELELLMLKAQGYRKNSVPTSGEIVFLRENSNVSTGGDSIDVTDQIPDDYKKLAVDAVSALGANISGIDLIIENTEVPAANKKAYGIIEANFNPSMYMHIYPYKGKSRRLTMYVLRYLFPELLVSNYK, from the coding sequence ATGGAAATGAAAAAAATGTTAAACAATGACCGTATTAAACCATATTTATTAAAAGCACGTTTTGGCGTTGAAAAAGAAAGTCAACGAGTTGATCTATCAGGAAGTTTAGCTAAAACAGAACATCCCAAAAGTATTTCAGTAAGAGATGAACATCCTTATATTCAGCGAGATTTCTCTGAAACACAAATGGAATTAATTACACCAGTTACGGAGACACTAGAAGATTTATTTAATTATTTAGCAGCTATTCATGATGTTTCCTATCGTTCTATGGGCGTTAACGAAATGCTTTGGCCATTAAGTATGCCACCACAGTTGCCCGAAAAAGAAGAAGATATTATTATTGCGAAACTTAATAATCATGAAAATGTTTTATATCGCCGATATTTATCTAATTCTTATGGCCGACGAAAACAAATGATTAGTGGTATTCATTTCAATTTTGAATTTGGCGAGGATGTAATTCGAGAATTATTTGAATTACAATCCGAAATAAAAGATTATCATCAATTTAAAACAGAAATTTATTTGAAAGTCACAAGAAATTATTTACACTATCGATGGCTAATAACGTATTTTTTCGGTGCTTCTCCTAGTAGTGAAAAGAATTTCTTTGAAAAACATCCTTTAAATGACGCCGTAAGAAGCATTAGAAATAGTAAATATGGTTATAGCAATGAAAACGATGTTCAAGTATCCTATAGTAGTCTACAAAACTATATATCTGATCTTTCTACGCTGGTAAGTAAAGGGGTTTTATTAGAGGAAAAAGAATTTTATGCATCTGTCCGTTTAAGGGGTGGCCCTCAAGTCTCAGATTTAAATAATCAGGGCATTCGTTATATTGAATTAAGAAACCTAGATTTAAACCCTTTTGAAACATATGGAATTAGCCATGAACAAGCAGAATTTCTACACCTTTTTCTCATCTATTTGCTCTGGATTGACCAAGACGATAATAATGATGAATGGGTAAAAATCGGTGATGTTCAAAATAATTTAGTGGCTCTTGAACATCCTTTAGAACATACGCAATTTAAAACAGATGCTGAGCGTATTGTTGATGAGATGGAACATGTAACAGAGTTGTTAGACATTACGGTTTCGAATACATTATTTGTAAACTTGAGAGAAATGCTAACAGACCCAAGTAAGACTTTAGCTGGACGACTTTATAAAGAGTTTATAAAAAGTAGTCAAAGACAGGTAGCTTCCCGTATCGCTAAAGAAAATTATAAAAAATCATGGGATAAACCGTATCAGCTATCAGGATTTACTGACATGGAGTTATCTACACAAATTTTAATGTTTGATGCTATTCAACAAGGAATACAAGTAGACGTTTTAGATCGACAAGATCAATTTTTAAGACTAAAGCTAGGAAATCATGTTGAATATGTGAAGAATGGGAATATGACTAGTAAAGATAGTTATATATCACCGTTAATTATGGAAAATAAAACAGTAACAAAGAAAATTCTTCAACAACATGGATTTCGTGTGCCGATAGGCGAGGAATTTAACGATATAGAAAAAGCTTTACGTTCCTATGATTTATTTGCAAGAAAGCCTTTTGTTGTAAAACCAAAAACAACAAATTATGGTTTAGGAATATCTATCTTTAAAGAAGAAGGAGCAAGTTACGAAGATTATCAAAAAGCACTCACATTAGCATTTAAAGAAGACTCATCCGTATTGATAGAAGAATTTGTTTATGGAACAGAATATCGATTTTTTGTGCTAGATGACAAAGTTCATGCGGTTTTATTACGAATTCCAGCTAATGTTGTAGGGGACGGTACACATACGATTGAAGAATTGGTCCTTCAAAAAAATTTGGATTCATTAAGAGGAATGGACCATAGGACACCTCTAGAAAGTATACAATTAGGGGAATTGGAGCTCTTAATGCTTAAAGCTCAAGGGTATCGGAAAAATTCAGTTCCAACAAGTGGAGAAATTGTATTCCTGCGAGAGAATTCTAATGTCAGTACAGGTGGAGATTCAATTGATGTGACAGATCAAATCCCCGACGATTATAAGAAACTAGCTGTAGATGCAGTATCTGCACTTGGAGCTAATATTAGTGGTATAGATTTGATTATTGAAAATACAGAAGTTCCTGCAGCAAATAAAAAAGCTTATGGAATTATTGAGGCAAACTTTAATCCATCAATGTACATGCATATATATCCGTATAAAGGAAAATCTAGACGTCTAACTATGTACGTATTACGCTATTTATTCCCTGAATTATTAGTTAGTAATTACAAATAG